The DNA segment ACGGCAATCACAGTTCCCTTATATTGCCTGAGGTGTTCCTCCAGCCATTCGACCGACTCGGCATCAAGATGGTTGGTGGGCTCATCCAGGAGCAAAATATCCGGTTCGCGGAGCAGCAGCCGGCAGAGTGCTACCCTGCGGCGCTCTCCGCCCGAAAGGTTCTTCACCAGGGCATCGCCTTCGGGGCAACGAAGGGCATCCATCGCCCTTTCCAGCTTGATGTCAAGCTCCCAGCCGTTGACATGGTTGATTTTTTCGGTAAGCTGTCCCTGAAGGTCCAGGAGCTTGTTCATCTCATCATCGGACATCTCTTCGGCAAACCGCTGATTTACTTCTTCATATTCCTTCAGCAAATCAATAACTTCCTGTACACCTTCCTGAACCACTTCTTTGACAGTCTTGTTGTCGTCGAGGTGAGGCTCCTGTTCAAGCAGCCCGATGGAGTAGCCCGGGGCAAATACCACTTTGCCTTCGTACGATTGTTCAACCCCTGCAATAATCTTTAGCAGGGTCGATTTGCCAGAGCCGTTTAAGCCAATAATGCCTATTTTCGCCCCATAGAAAAAAGAGAGGTAGATGTTGTTCAATACCTTTTTTTGGGGAGGAAAAGTTTTTCCCACACCTACCATCGAAAAAATGATCTTTTTGTCGTCGGCCATATTTATTTAATTATCGGATGCGTTCAAAGTCGTCTTTGGTGAAGCCATCGGGTTCTTTGGCGCTTATATCGTGATAGTTGAAATAATACAGCTTTGAATCGTCGGTGCCAAAAATAAGAACATACGACCTGCCGGTTTTCACATCTTCGTCACTTGGACCAACCTTATGCAAAAACAGCATGTCCGGGGATTTCTGGTTGATTGCCTGTTCGATTTCTTTGTGGGATACGATTTTTACAGGATGTTTATAAAGGGTTGCAATACTTGCCGGATCAATTCCTTTGGCAATATCGCCCTGAGTCAGCAAAAGTGTTTTGCTTTTAATCTGTTTGATGTTTTTATTGTAATACCGTAGGAATTTCATCCTGGAATTATTCGGGCTCAGATCGATCAATTTTACGTGATCCTGAATAAAACGGATGATTACAGGGAATTTATACAAATAATCGCCATCGGAGGTGAAAACATAAGAAACAGGGACAGAAGCAAATTCCGGCATCAGGGTAATATCCTTGGTCGTATCGCCCAATAAAAGGTTGATGAAATTATAATAAACTCCTTCTTCATCCTTTTCAAACTTTGTTTTGGTGAAAACCAGGAAAGATGAATTGGAGTCATAACGAAGTTTCTGAAAATCCTGATCTGAAATGAATTCATAAGGAGTCAGTTTCCAGTCTTCCTGAACGGCTTTTTTCAGAGCCACACTGAATCCGCTGGTGGGATTATCCAATACTACATAAGTCTTTGATTTCAGCAGAACCGATATTTGTTTCCTGGTAGGGAAAGGAGATTTGTTTTGCGCCATTCCCAGGGTTACCATCAAAGTCATCAAAATTAACAAACAAGTCTTTTTCATACATCAATATTTAATTAATCAAAATTATACGGATTTTATGCCGTTAATTTAAAAGTCATCCAACGATGAAAACATTTCACAAACATAATAGTTCCTGAATTATATAATTTTATTTTTTAGCCAATTTTTTAAAATCGCTTTCCAGAAAACTATCCGGATGATTGTCGTTAACCATGTGATAGTCGAAGTAATAACATTTGGCATCAGCAGCGCTCATGATGATTTTATAACATCTTGCCCTAAACCTGGTTTTTTCGGGCCCCACTTTGTGCAGGAAAACCACATCATCATCCCGGTTATTAATGGCATCTTCAATTTCTTCGCGGGTTACAATTTTAAATTTATACGGGTATATCCTTTTTATGCGGGCTTCGGTATTGACTTCTTTCGACATTTCGTCGGCAACCAGGTAGAGCGTTTTGGTCTTGATATCACCCATATTTTCATTATAATATTTAAAAATATTGGTAGTCAAAAGTTTTGGGTTTGTCTGCAACCGTTTGACATGATCTTGCATGAAACGGACTAACACGCTCAGTTTGTAAATATAGTTTTCCTGATCCACTCCTTCGTAGGCAAGAGGAATGGCACAAATATCGGGCATCTCCTTAAGGGTACGGTAATTTCCTCCCATAAGCAGGTGTAAAAATCTGTAGGTGGCTTCTGTCTTATCTCCCGTGAAATTTACCAGGGTCATCATCAAAAAGGAATAATGAGGGTCCATTTTTTTCTTTTCAAATTCCTGATTGGTGATAAAGTCGAAAGGAGTAATTTTCCATTCCTTCTTCATGATATCCTTGATGTTCAGGTTAAAATCGCACATGGGGTTGTTTTCGAGCACGACCAATGTTTTTGTAGACATAAATTTATTCATGTCCTGACCCGTGGGGACATAATCCTGAGCCGTGGCAATGTGCTCAACGCAGATCATTGCCAGTAAAATAAAAATTTTTTTCATCCGAGAAATAATGTTAGAATTAAGATAAACTGAAAACTGCGTATTTATTTGCTCTCTGTTTACGGTAAATGAACAGGCACGTTGCATTTCAGCATTAATATTTACGGTTTAATGTTAATGTTTCTGTGGTAACATCAAGGGATTTCTTTCGTTAAATTTCCGGATGTACATAAATTTCAGCTGGTCTCTTTTCCTGGTTCTCAGTTGGGCATATTCATCATGCAATTCGGGATCGCTCATTAATAAGGTTTCCACGCTTTTTTCATCATAGTCCAATACCTTTCCGGTTTTGAAATCGATCAAGTACTGGCGCATTTCAGAAGTGGCATAATTTTGGGGCATCATCCCATAGTAGTAATAATTGTAATAATTATTATAAAAAGGGTCATAAGGATAAGCCCTGTTGTAATTGGTGACGGTTGCCAGGAAATGGCAGATGCTTCCGATAACGGTGACCCGGTTAAAACCCTGGCCAAACAAGATAAACAGAGCTCCGTTTTGTGAATACCCCCAGATTTTATCCGTTTTGATTTCCTGGCGTACTCCGAAATCGTCGTAGTAATAAACAGATTTATCCCTGAGCAGTCCTTCAAAAAAATCCGGACTGTTTGAATCTAGGCTGGTGATGACTCTTGCTACAGGTAAGGGGTCGTTTTGCTTGACCTGTGAGAAGTTCAGATAGAGACCATCTTCAAATTTGAAATCAGGACTATATTTTACCCATTTTGTCTTGGTTGTATCTGTCTGTCCATAAACGAAACTTGTCGAAATTGCAAGAACAAGAAAAAAGATAATTTTTCTCATGAAATTAAAATTAAGCTTTAGACTAATTACCGCTTTGAATAAACAAAGTTAATAAGTTTTGTCTATTCCTGCTTGAATTCGTACTTCTATTTTTACCTTCAAACCGGAAAACAATTTGCATATTTATACATAAAAATGCACAAACAAATGTGTTTGACATTTAACCGTTTAAACTTTTTGCCCTGAGAAAAGTTGATCTGATTGAATAATATTTGTTGTACTTGCTTTTTAATAAGGGAAAAAGGTTTTTACTTTACATTAAATATTTATAACTTTAATCACGGTGGATAAGGGTTATAATTTATTTTTTCTAAAATCAGGCAAGTTATTATAGCAATGTCAACGCTGAAGAATATTTATACTCTTTTTAATGAAAAGCTTAAAAGCGATTATCTGAGGTTGGGTTACCGGAAAATAACCGATTCGACAACTAATCTTCTTTTCGCTTTTTTAATGCTTTTCGCCGGATTTATAAAAATTTCATCCCTGCAATCCGGAATGGCCATTATTTGTTTCGCTGTTTCTTTTTTGGCTTTCTGTTCATTTTTCCTTTCCTGGAGGACAATGAAAATTGATAAGCTAATTTTAGTCACAACCCTTTTTAACAGTGCTGCCACGATTTTTCTTTTAATAGTTTTGCCTGGTCTGGGATATACCTGGGCGCTTATTCTGCCAGCCTTTTACATATTCCTTTGGGGAATCAAAAAAGGTACCATCTTCTCATCGGTTTTATTTGTACTCGCTTTCGTGGTTTTTTATTTTTCGGGATTGAAACCTTTTACACCCGGACTGATTTCAGGTTATGGTATCGCTTATGTTGTTGTATCTATTTTTGCAGTCATTGAAAGCCAGAAATTAAATAATCTCCAATCCAGGCTTAGTAAAAAGACTGAAGAATTCCATCGTGAAAATTATTTACGGGATCAATTTCTTGCCGGTTTATCCCATCAGATCAGAACGCCGTTAAATAACATTATGGTTGTTAACAAGATCCTTTCAGAATCCTCGTTGAACAACAAGCAGAAAGAATTATTGGATACCATTCAGGCTTCAGTGATCAATCTGGTCAGTGTGTTGGATAATATGGCCAAGGTTTCGAATGCAGATATGGGCCTTGAAAAACAAGTAAATATCAGCTTCAGCCTGGCTTCTACCATGCAAAGCATTATCTCCTTATTTGAGAGTCAGAATACAAGCAGGCTTAAATTAAACCTTAGCCTTCCTGCTCATTTGAATTATAACCTGATTGGCGATCCGGTCAAGATTAAACAAATATTTTTAAATCTGATTGAAAATATTT comes from the Bacteroidota bacterium genome and includes:
- a CDS encoding ATP-binding cassette domain-containing protein is translated as MADDKKIIFSMVGVGKTFPPQKKVLNNIYLSFFYGAKIGIIGLNGSGKSTLLKIIAGVEQSYEGKVVFAPGYSIGLLEQEPHLDDNKTVKEVVQEGVQEVIDLLKEYEEVNQRFAEEMSDDEMNKLLDLQGQLTEKINHVNGWELDIKLERAMDALRCPEGDALVKNLSGGERRRVALCRLLLREPDILLLDEPTNHLDAESVEWLEEHLRQYKGTVIAV
- a CDS encoding response regulator; translation: MSTLKNIYTLFNEKLKSDYLRLGYRKITDSTTNLLFAFLMLFAGFIKISSLQSGMAIICFAVSFLAFCSFFLSWRTMKIDKLILVTTLFNSAATIFLLIVLPGLGYTWALILPAFYIFLWGIKKGTIFSSVLFVLAFVVFYFSGLKPFTPGLISGYGIAYVVVSIFAVIESQKLNNLQSRLSKKTEEFHRENYLRDQFLAGLSHQIRTPLNNIMVVNKILSESSLNNKQKELLDTIQASVINLVSVLDNMAKVSNADMGLEKQVNISFSLASTMQSIISLFESQNTSRLKLNLSLPAHLNYNLIGDPVKIKQIFLNLIENILKAKSGEVNINIDVLVAHDGPEELSLRFNVLFNIINLMQFPQESIYITKGDLANIKNSFEINEQFDIGIACKIIEFNKSKLELDSDDTKSIFSFVIPFKKDLSHLAAETGESTEFLWAQSPKVDLKDSNVLLVEDNLINQKIVVLGLGSLVKNIEIANDGREALTKFGNTKYDIILMDIQMPVMDGLVATRKIREIEVTTNTHTPIIAITANALSGDKEICLAAGMNDYIAKPFQIDTLVEKMKNLLS